From the Candidatus Delongbacteria bacterium genome, one window contains:
- a CDS encoding sodium:solute symporter family protein, whose product MNLAWYDWSIVLFIFLVILVSVLLSRGHMKSVADFLAAGRTGGRYLITVSAGAAGLGAITVVNMLEMNYQAGFTQTWWGFTMGLVILALTVSGWVNYRFRQTRALTLPQFFEMRYSRRFRVFAGLVAYISGLINFGIFPSVGARFFIHFCGLPEHFSFLGLQLASYPLVMGLLLGCAVTFVFLGGQVSVMVSDFFQGLFVNIVFVVLILFVMTQINWTHIQEALAMAPVDASKINPFHTSHLEDFNFWYFLIGVFGVIYGAMSWQGTAAYNSSAKSAHEAKMGGVLGTWRGHGMSVALLLLPIVAYTVMHHEAYAALRGTVESALAGLDTDTVRNQMRVPLVLANLLPAGLLGAFAALMLAAQISTDETYLHSWGSMLVQDVILPLRGRPFTPKQHFLALRLSILFVAVFIFGFSLWFPPTYEYIAMFFAITGAIFAGGSGAVIIGGLYWKRGTTAGAWSAMLTGSGIAVGGIIIRQMNPDFPINGQQFWALAMVCSSLLYVVVSLLGRRPAVELDRLLHRGRWADADEAAAAAAVRQPGLWWRVFGMGREFTRRDKILYIATYAWTFLWGGIFGIGSLWHWWHGTTDTGWMRFWRVYIWLYAGVAVVVLVVFTIGGFRDLRRMFHSLKHQERREDDDGFIREP is encoded by the coding sequence ATGAATCTGGCCTGGTACGACTGGAGCATCGTGCTCTTCATCTTCCTGGTGATCTTGGTCAGCGTGCTGCTGAGCCGAGGCCACATGAAGAGCGTGGCCGACTTCCTCGCCGCCGGGCGCACGGGCGGCCGCTACCTGATCACCGTCAGTGCCGGGGCCGCCGGGCTGGGGGCGATCACCGTGGTCAACATGCTGGAGATGAACTACCAGGCGGGCTTCACCCAGACCTGGTGGGGCTTCACCATGGGGCTGGTGATCCTGGCCCTGACCGTCAGCGGCTGGGTCAACTACCGCTTCCGCCAGACCCGCGCCCTCACGCTGCCGCAATTCTTCGAAATGCGCTACAGCCGGCGCTTCCGCGTCTTCGCCGGGCTGGTGGCCTACATCTCGGGGCTGATCAACTTCGGCATCTTCCCCAGCGTGGGCGCCCGTTTCTTCATCCACTTCTGCGGCCTGCCCGAGCACTTCAGTTTCCTGGGCCTGCAGCTGGCCAGCTATCCGCTGGTGATGGGCCTGCTGCTGGGCTGCGCCGTGACCTTCGTCTTCCTGGGCGGCCAGGTCTCCGTGATGGTGAGCGACTTCTTCCAGGGCCTGTTCGTCAACATCGTCTTCGTGGTGCTGATCCTCTTCGTGATGACCCAGATCAACTGGACGCACATCCAGGAAGCCCTGGCCATGGCCCCGGTGGACGCCTCAAAGATCAACCCCTTCCACACCTCGCACCTGGAGGATTTCAACTTCTGGTACTTCCTGATCGGCGTGTTCGGCGTGATCTACGGCGCCATGTCCTGGCAGGGCACCGCGGCCTACAACTCCAGCGCCAAGAGCGCGCACGAGGCCAAGATGGGCGGCGTGCTGGGCACCTGGCGCGGGCACGGCATGTCCGTGGCGCTGCTGCTGCTGCCCATCGTGGCCTACACGGTGATGCACCACGAGGCCTACGCCGCGCTGCGCGGCACGGTGGAGAGCGCGCTGGCCGGGCTGGACACGGACACGGTGCGCAACCAGATGCGCGTGCCGCTGGTGCTGGCCAACCTGCTGCCCGCGGGGCTGCTGGGGGCCTTCGCCGCCTTGATGCTGGCGGCCCAGATCAGCACAGACGAGACCTACCTGCACTCCTGGGGCAGCATGCTCGTGCAGGACGTGATCCTACCCCTGCGCGGCCGGCCCTTCACGCCCAAGCAGCACTTCCTGGCCCTGCGCCTCTCGATCCTTTTCGTGGCCGTGTTCATCTTCGGCTTCAGCCTGTGGTTCCCGCCCACCTACGAGTACATCGCCATGTTCTTCGCCATCACCGGGGCGATCTTCGCCGGCGGATCCGGCGCGGTGATCATCGGCGGCCTCTACTGGAAACGCGGCACCACGGCCGGCGCCTGGAGCGCCATGCTGACGGGTTCGGGCATTGCCGTGGGCGGCATCATCATCCGCCAAATGAACCCCGACTTCCCCATCAACGGGCAGCAGTTCTGGGCCCTGGCCATGGTCTGCAGCAGCCTGCTCTATGTTGTGGTCTCGCTGCTGGGCCGGCGCCCGGCCGTGGAGCTGGACCGCCTGCTGCACCGGGGCCGCTGGGCCGACGCCGACGAGGCGGCCGCGGCCGCGGCGGTGCGCCAGCCCGGGCTCTGGTGGCGCGTGTTCGGCATGGGGCGGGAGTTCACCCGCCGGGACAAGATCCTCTACATCGCCACCTATGCCTGGACCTTCCTCTGGGGCGGCATCTTCGGCATCGGCTCGCTCTGGCACTGGTGGCACGGCACCACGGACACGGGCTGGATGCGCTTCTGGCGCGTCTACATCTGGTTGTACGCCGGCGTGGCCGTGGTCGTGCTGGTGGTGTTCACCATCGGCGGCTTCCGGGATCTGAGACGGATGTTCCACAGCCTCAAGCACCAGGAGCGGCGTGAGGATGACGACGGGTTCATCCGCGAGCCCTGA